The Maridesulfovibrio sp. genomic sequence CGTGGATGGGCTCGAACAGTCCGGGGTTCGATGCTCCGAGAGATGCGGAAGGAAGCATGCCGATGGAACCGGTGATAACGGAAGCTTCGTCGGAAAGGATATCGCCGAACAGGTTTCCAGTTACAATAACATCAAACTGGGAAGGATCGCGCACCAGCTGCATAGCGGCGTTATCCACATACATGTGGCTCAGTTCAACATCGGGGTAATCTTTGGATACTTCAATTACGATTTCACGCCATACACGAGAGACATCAAGCACGTTAGCCTTGTCTACAGAGCAAAGACGCTTTTTACGTTTCTGGGCAGCTTCGAAAGCAACTTTGGCGATACGTCTTACTTCGTGTTCGTAGTAAACCATGGTGTTGTAGCCCATGCGTTCACCGTCTTCTTCTTTGGTGCCGCGGGGTTCACCGAAATAGATACCACCGGTAAGTTCACGGACAACCATGATGTCGATACCGTTAGCAACAATATCGGGACGCAGAAAACAGGCATCCTTCAGCTGCGGAAACAACGCTGCAGGACGAAGGTTTGCGAACAGGGAAAGTTCCTTACGGATGCCGAGCAAACCTCTCTCAGGACGGATTGCAGGATCAATGGTATCCCATTTGGGACCGCCGACCGCACCGAGAAGTACTGCGTCAGACTCCTTACAAGCCTTTACGGTCTCATCAGGAAGCGGAACACCGGTAGCGTCGATAGCTGCACCGCCGATCAGGGCTTCGGTTGTTTCAAATTTATGACCGAACTTTTCGCCGATGATGTTCAGGACCTTAACGCCCTGAGCCATGATTTCCGGCCCGATACCATCACCGGGCATTACGCATATTTTCATTTTTAAAATCCTATTTGGATGCGCTTCGCGCTATTTTAAAATTATTTAACCCGCGGCCATAGAAATTTTTTAAAATTTCTATGGCCGTTTCAAAAACTTTTATTAAGTTCAACTGCCGGGACGCTAGGGGTAAGACCTAACACAACGGCCTAACTTACATCGAAGAAATTGACTATTTTGCGAGACGATCTTTAACGTATTCTACCAGTCCACCACAATCGAGGATACCCTTCATGAACGGAGGAACCGGGGCACAGGTAATAGTTTCACCTGTGGTTACATTCTTGATTTCGCCTTTTTCTGCGTCAACTTCAAGCTGGTCACCATCACCCAGTTTTGCAAAATCATCCCCTACTTCGAGGAGAATGAGGCCCATATTGAAACCGTTACGGTAGAATATACGTGCGAAGCTCTTGGCTACTACGACCGGAATTCCGGCACCGAGAATAGAGATAGGTGCGTGTTCACGGGAAGAACCGCAACCGAAGTTCTCATCAGCGACCATGATATCGTTCTTTTTAACACGTTTGATCCAGCCTTCTTCAAGACCTTCCATGCAATTCGCACCGAGTTCATCAGGGTCGGTGGTGACCAAAAAACGGGCCGGGATAATGGCATCAGTATCAATGTGCGCCCCGACTCTATGTGCAGTACCTTTGATAGACATATTTAAATTCTCCTTGGGGAAAAACACTCCCCGCTAGAAACATGAATTAACTAATTTTGCACAATTCAATAAATATCTCGGCGAAACCTTACTAAAAAGTTTTAGGATTCTTAAACCCTT encodes the following:
- the leuB gene encoding 3-isopropylmalate dehydrogenase: MKICVMPGDGIGPEIMAQGVKVLNIIGEKFGHKFETTEALIGGAAIDATGVPLPDETVKACKESDAVLLGAVGGPKWDTIDPAIRPERGLLGIRKELSLFANLRPAALFPQLKDACFLRPDIVANGIDIMVVRELTGGIYFGEPRGTKEEDGERMGYNTMVYYEHEVRRIAKVAFEAAQKRKKRLCSVDKANVLDVSRVWREIVIEVSKDYPDVELSHMYVDNAAMQLVRDPSQFDVIVTGNLFGDILSDEASVITGSIGMLPSASLGASNPGLFEPIHGSAPDIAGENKANPLATILSIAMMLRYSFNMAEEADCIEAAVEKTLSEGLRTGDIMDEGGKLVGCTEMGEAVIKNL
- the leuD gene encoding 3-isopropylmalate dehydratase small subunit (catalyzes the isomerization between 2-isopropylmalate and 3-isopropylmalate in leucine biosynthesis); the protein is MSIKGTAHRVGAHIDTDAIIPARFLVTTDPDELGANCMEGLEEGWIKRVKKNDIMVADENFGCGSSREHAPISILGAGIPVVVAKSFARIFYRNGFNMGLILLEVGDDFAKLGDGDQLEVDAEKGEIKNVTTGETITCAPVPPFMKGILDCGGLVEYVKDRLAK